The following is a genomic window from Sciurus carolinensis chromosome 3, mSciCar1.2, whole genome shotgun sequence.
atcccagcaattcaggagactaggtggaaggatcacaagttcaaggccagccttagcaacctaacaagactctgtctcacaaaaacaaaacaaaaacaaacaaaaaaacaaagaactggggatgtagctcagtgataaagtgctcctgggtttaattaccagtaccaaaaaaaaaaaaacaaagcaaaacaaaacaaaaaataaagagagagagagaaagagagaaaatagattggaaaaaaatgaacagagcccAAGGGATCTGTGGAACTGTAATAAAAGATATGCCAGAAGGACAGCCCGAAGGACAGAAGGACACAGATTTACAACCTGTGTCTCAGCCTTTTCTAGCTTTGTGCTTGGGTTGCTTGTCTGGGGACACATCCATAACACACTGTTTTCCACTCTGAATGGGAACAATTCTATTTGCACAACATTAGATTTTTGAGGGAGGACTTATTTTATAAGATTTCCTcccaaattttattgaaatttttttccaatgatGTGCTAGAATATTATGCTTTCAGATGAGTGTCTTAATCTATACAATCTTCATGATgaccatttttgttgttttgtggggAAATCAAGTCAATACTTACCgactttttttttcatgagcataaacatttattacttaaaaggaatttaaaattgtGTATTCTTATACATTTTCCAGGGTCATACTGATCTCAGGGCCTCTTCTACAGCCAAGAACTGAGTCCTGAATACCATGTCTCCTCTATAATTGCATAGCAATATGCTGCCTCTTGATGAAACCGAAGTTACCATATTAGGCTCTCCTATCCCCTAGGTATCAGTGCCACTGGAGTCCCAGGAGGAGAATAGAAAGAAGATGTCACTAAGAAAAGAGTCAAAGAGTACTTTTGGCCAAGTCTGGCAAGAGATGACCTACAGACTCAAGAAGCAACCTAAAACAGTGCACACAAAGTAATAATCAAACTTTGGAAagctaaaaggaaagaaaaggtctTGATACAGCTAGAGAGAAGTACCCTATGGTACTTCTATGGGGAAAATATTAGTTGAATGCCATAAATGTTTTCATCAGAAACTATCCCAGAAAGAAATGGATGATGtgatgttttttagttgttggaaAACAGCAGCagtcacagcagcagcagcagtagcataTCAGTATAGGATTCTATACCCAGAGAAAATATCTTTCAGGAATGTATGGAATAGATACCTAGGCCCTTAAAAACACGTCCAGCTGATTTTTGAGAAGGGTTCAAAAGCAATCCAGTGGAGGAATTGTAGTCTTTTCAAGAAATGGTGTTGGAAGAATTGGACATCCATCGGCAGAAAGTAGATATTGACTTAAGTATCGCACCTTGTTAACagtaattcaaaatgaatcacagaCATAAATGGGAAATGTAAGACTCTACaacatttaggggaaaaaaagacttgACACCAAATCATgaccttgaaaagaaaaatgataaattagacTTTATCAATACTTGAAACTTTTGCTCTGCATAGGCCCCTAttatgagaatgaaaataaaaactacaaaacaggaGAGAACATTCACCAATTACATATCTAATAAAGGATAGGTAtctataatatgtaaataattctcaaaactcaacagtaaaaaatatacttaattagaaaatgggaaaaaataggaACAGACATTTCATCCAAAAGATATAAAGATGACAGGTAAGTACATGAAAagctattcaacatcattagctgctatggaaatgcaaatttaaaatacaatgaaataaagcTATGCATCTatgagaatggctaaaattaaaaataggggcAATATCAAATGCTGGTAAAGATGAGGAGAAACAAGATCACACATGTCACTGGTGAGAATATAGAATGGTACTGCTACTCTGAAAAATAGTTTGGGAATTTCTTTAACAACTAAACATGCAACTACCATCCaactcagcaattccacttcccAACATGGACCCCGGAGAAGTGAGATCTTATGTTCTCATCAAAATTTTAcatgtttgtagcagctttaTTAATGCTACCCCCAGCTGAAACAACCTAGACTTGTGTATTGGTTAAACCAGCTTTGGTATACCTACCTCACAAACTACTTCTCAGCAATAAAAATTACCAAACTCTTGATACAAATGGTAATCCAGGTGAATTTCCAGTAATGTATACTGAATAAAAATTCCCAATTCCAAAATGTTGCCTACTGTACGATACCATTTGTTCattctcaaaatgacaaaattacagaaatggaTAATGGTTTCCAAGGGTCAGAAGAGGTGAGAGCAGTGGAGAGGGACTGCAACTATAAAAGGTTCACATGAGGGATCcttgtgatgatggaaatgttcttatCTTGACTGTATCAATGTCAACATCCTGATCGTGATAATGTACAATAGTTTTGCAATGTATGACCTCATGGGGAAACTGGGCAAAAGGCATATAGAATGTCTCTTATTTCTTACATAtatgaatctataattatcttaaaataaaatatttaattttttaaattgaccattttaaaaaagaaagtcaatctTGCCAAGTTTGAGAAATTCTAATTTATAAGGAAAACCAGACTTAACCAAATTAGGGAGTTAAGGGAGAGGGCACTTGCCCGGCCTAGCATGCTGtttgccctgggttccatccccaacactgggggaaagaaaagaaaaaggcaacatGGAAGCAACAAATTAATGTCCATCTATTTGAGAGGAAAATCAGGGCCAGTTTCACAGAGTTTGTCACATTTGGATTTAGTGTTACAGAACATCAGGTTTCCAAAAAAAGGAAGGTAGAAAAATGGATCTTGGACCAAGCTGAAGATGCATAAAATGCCTTCCTGTGAAGAACAAAGTTGTGGTACAGCATCTCAAGGTATTTAGGAGGCAATGATGAGCTAATTTGGGGCCTTGGTCAAGAAGAACTTGGAGCAGTAAGTGCCGAGTTTCAAATGTGAAGCTCTGAATTGCAATGTAACTGAGGGCACTGTGGGGAGCACAGTTACCCCTCTACGCTGGACACAGCCTCAGGAGCAGAGAGCACAGCAGCCCTCATACTTGCTACTCAGGTAAATCAAACACCTAACAGTGCAGCAGCCAGCACTCCTTGGCAAGTAGGTGTCATTAATGTCATAGGTAGTGAGTGGCATGACCTCTCCTTCATTTCAGTAACATATTTAGTGGTTGTCTGGTACCTGCATTAGAAAAGGGAGAggtcagaggaaaaaaataacaggaaatgaTGACGTGCTGAACTGAGGAAATGGATGACAGAGACATTTCAGAGTGCTGGAAGACTGTCATAGAGGGAGAGAAATCTAAGCTGATTCCAAAGTTTCTAGGCTTCACTACCTTCAAAGATGAAGGCGCTGCTCTCAGGAGGTCCTTCCTGAGAGAGGCATACATGAAGATACACAGATGTGAGAAGGGGGGAGATACGGTTTTTTTGGAGACATGTGATATGTGTGGTGATGCTGGCTGTATCCAAGAGATAGTTGGAAATTTTATTCTTGAGCTgaggagaaagaataaaagactgaGAGGTAGCATCAGAAGATTGGTGAGGTCAGTTGAGTGAAAATTGTTTCAAGGATAGAACAAGCAAGAGTATCAGCATTCAGGTTAGAAAAAATGTTGCAAGAGAAGAGACCAGAGATGTAGAAATAAAAACGGCAATACCTCTGAAGTCTGGGGTGGGGAATCCCACAGAGGAGAGTATACGTCAGAGTCCAGAACTGTAAAGAAATCCTGCAGGGGTAGACATGAGACAGGGGCATCACATATTGACACTTATTATACTAAAggtcattattttaatatataatattaatatgttatatttatagaattattaaattattttatattatattattttatgtagcatatgtaattatataattaatttataatatgtACTAtcatattatataatgtatatataatatattaatttatattgtacaattatatatcatatgtaatcatatataattaatatatgatGTAGATAATATGACATTATGTAATATTCATTAATATATgatattgttttatattattttataatataatatgtgATAAATATTATGCTTATTATATAACATGttacatttatattaatataatctaTTATGATATTATATTATAACTCATTGACAGTTCATAGTAGATGTGAAGGACAGGGCAGGGAGTGCACAGGTAGATGACAatagccttttattttttccaatataatctgtaatattattattattattattatttgtggtggtgctggggattgaacccatggccttgtgcgtgcaaggcaagcactctaccaactgagctatatccccaaccctataatatttttatattcttataccTGGGGAATTATCCTATAGCATCACTTTAAACATTatgtatctttatttaaaaaactttcagAGCCATAGAGAATAATTGAGATAATTGAGTGATAAGAAAGTCTTTTATCTGAAAGGTGAACATTtgtaatgtttcattttaatttaaatcatcGTATGCATAGTTTGCTTAAATACAGTTTCTTTTATTGGAAACTGAATATAGGTGAGTAAATAAAAGTTGACATTTTAGCTTTGAGTTAATTTTAGATTTCAGAGCTAGATTAtggagcgtgtgtgtgtgtgtgtgtgtgtgtgaattttatggaaattatattttgtgttttccaaTTGTTGATTAAgctctctttttcatttctgattttactgTGAGTCGAAGAGTTTGTTTCACAACTTCTGGGAGTATTATTCAGTGGCAGAATGTGAGGTTTTAGAGGCCGAAACTAACCTGGTAGAAATTCAAATCCATCTTTTATCTTTTAGATAAAAGCCTTTGAAATCCTTTTAGTGTGAAGTTATCAGCAGGCTTGATTCTCATATAACCTCATTACTAACCTGAGGATTATTCAAAATGCTTAGAGGGCAATGCTCTGTGGCTGAAACTTGGTTTTTATCACTACAACGCTCCAGCGATAAGCCTCATGTGGTCTACCTGGTTTTGCTTGGGAAATTCTGCCTGCTCTCTCTAAAACACCCTTGGAGATCACAGACCTCAGAATATATGGGAGGCTTCCATAAAATACGCACCTAAGAAACCAGTTCAACTTTTTTGAGCATTTCCAAAACTGCAGAACCTTTTTCCACATTAATATTTCATAACTCACCAAGGAGTATTGTAAGATAAGAAATGGAATGGATAATTTGAGGGATCAGTGCTTTAGGATTGAGGTCTGTACTCTGGACTTGAAGGCAGTGTTCTCAGCGTACCCTTGTTTTATCAATCGGACATGGTGAAGTGTAAGATCTTACTCATCATcttcactgatctcccttttCCCTCTAGAGAGGCAAGGTTTGGCTTATTAGGTGCAAGAGTTTTCCAtatattactgaaaaaaaatttcttatcaGTTGTTGCCACTACTTTCATTCGATGGAATAAGTGCTCTGTTAATAAATAAGGAGGGTTGTTATGGACAGGAAAGCATGAACAGAATTGATCTGTCAGGCTCACCAGTTGTTATTTTAAGGCTTACTTAAAACAAGATAATTCATTACTTGGAGGACAAACCTAATTTCCCACACTGAAACCATGTAGTGATTTACTTATTCCATAAGTGTATGATCTTATCTGCTCAGATTTACATTTGGAGCTATAAAACCTCTGGCAGCTGCTCCTAGTTGTCTGcatgaagaggagaaaggagataagaacattcctgtttttattgctttctaGAACATTTGAActtggggcaggggtgggaaggTGCACCTTTTGTAACCATAAACATCCATTGAGTCTGATGTCTGAGAAGTAAACCAGGGCTCTTTGGAAGATGTGGTACCTGAAGCCACTGTCTTCCATTTGTCAAACCCTGCCTAAGGCTtagaagaaaatcagaagagaaatgcTGCCTGCTCTTTATCCAAAAAATAAGCATCCCAACTTGAAAATAGTATGGGACTTTGGAATAATGTTTGCCAGGTGTAAAGCTTTCAACTTTTCATTCCCAGGGTGACTTTACTTCCCCTGCTCCCAAATAACTCCATAGGATCCTGAGCAAGCTTGAGATGGCCTCAACCTGATTCCAATTAACAAAATTCCAACATCCCAGCCAGGGCACAGTGTGGGGACAGCATTTGAGGGAGGGCCTTGACCCAGATTCTGCCCAGGCACACTCAACAGCATAACCCCTGGGAAAGGGGCTATTTTTAGACTCAGTAAGAAGCCATTTTGGAGTTCCTATTAGATGGGGTTTTTAGAAGACTTTTAAAACCCAAGTTTTTGCCAGGCATTTTGAcccatgcctataatgccagatgctccggaggctgaggtaggaagattgaaaatttgaggcaagcctcagcaatttagcaaggtctctccacaacttagtgagacactgtctcaaagaaaaggaatgcagggactggggatttggctccatggtaaagtgcccctggcttcaatccctgctaccaaaaataaataaaaacagcactTTCTTGACTCCCAAGATATATCAATGTGGTCTACATTAGTTAATTCTGAGGAGCTAAAATTCTTAAGCTTTCCTTCTTTGAATATTAGCACTTTGGTTAAAAGCTGCCAAAATCATGACAGAATCTGGTGGGGGAAATTTTTATTGCCTAATAAATAATATCATAGAAGGTCATAATTCCATATTAGCCACTAaatatccaaaatgtataaagcatGCAAACTTGGGTCTAAGATATGGATGAAAAACAGCTCAGTGACATTTCTTAAGaattattcattttcctttttaatgtgaAAGTAGAGCGGGAACATTCTCCTAAATCCCAGGCTTAGAGAGCTGAACGCTGCCTGGAGGCTCTGAAGAATTACGTTGACATAGccatttttctttagtttttaaattaccAATAGAATAATTCTCTATAGAATTTTGGAATAAACCTCAAGCTTTCACACTCATGAGATAGAGGAACTTCTCTGAGTTCCCATCATGGTCATCACCTGCTGTCCCAGAAAAACACTGAAATCATGCTGGGAGAAGCAAGCTTCTTGGACTGCCCCAGTTATTGGGTTAATCTTTCCTGAGGCAGCCTAGACCCAGTTATGCTCAGTGGTGAGAAGTTCTTTTGCATAGAGactttttctccaaataaaatgtatCTATTTCTAATAGTTTTGCCCTTACATGGgaatacctctctctctctctctctctctctctctctctctctctctctctctctctctctctctctcacacacacacacacacacacacacacacacacatacaaccagCCTCTGCTGTGGTCTTTCATCCCCTGCAAGACTACTGTACCTGcctaacttattttcttttagcCCTACATTTTTTGAACTGTTTATCTCTTCATCTTTCTGAAATTTGCCAACCTCGCCTCCTAAATCAACACCCAAACCACTTATCCTCTAAAGACAAGGACAATGACgaaatttttagaaagataaaGAGTGATCCCATGGAGTCTCACTTTATGGGGATCACTGTGGATAGAGACCTGCATTCTCTGAAAGGCTGTGCTCCTACCATAGTGAAATGGATCTCTCCAGGGAGATCTTTGGGAATGATGGGCACTGGGGGTGGTGTACATCCTGTGTACAGTTAGACCTTTTCAGGAGCTGGAGTGCTCATCCCCTGTTGTGTTCCTTTTAGGTAGACAGGGCTAACATTCCCATCTCAATTAAAGCATATTCTCTCTGTTAACAGAGACCAGATACTGCTACACTCAGCACACAATGGAAGTCACAGGAAACAGCATCTCTGTCACCAAACGCTGCGTTCCCCTGGAAGAGTGCTTGTCCACTGGCTGCAGAGACTCGGAGCATGAAGGCCAAAAGGTTTGGCAACACAGCTCGTGATGGCATGGCATAGTCAAGGGTCCCCCCAGCTCAGAGGGCTACCTCCAATCCCCGCTTGTAGGCTGCCCTTTGATTGTCTTATGTCATTGTGAAAAGAATCGTCGTTTCCTGTCTGCTCTAAAAGAGTACGAGTGAACACCAGGGCACAGGACGACAGGTCTCAATTGTGCAAGCCCAGTACAGAGGATTATCTTAAGAAGTCCTTTGTTCACTCAGGAAAGTCATGAAGCTACTGGAAGGGAGAGGAGCAGGGACCACTTGTGTCACCGTGGCAAACATCCCAGATGCAACAACAATCCATCCCCCTGAGGGGGTCCCAGGCAATTTAGCTTTGATAACTTTTTGCAAAGTGAGGGATGCCAGTTTGTGGAAGTCTCTACTGGCTCCTGGGTCAATTGATAGGTGACAAGAGAACCATCTTTTCTGGATTTGTTCCCTACAGGCACTTCGGCAGTGCCTGTACATAGAAGTGCTTTGTGTAAAATGAACTTCAGGGCCCAGCCATGGCGGAGGTTATAAAGAATCAGAGACAGGCAGTGGACTCATGGTCAGAATGAGTGACGCCTCAGCCTCTCCTGCTGGCTGCAGGGGTGCTCTTAGCAAATCATGCCTTGTCCTTTGTAGCATCTCCTGCTTCTGTCAGGTTGCTTTCCTGGTGATTCAGGCAGCTCTCTCTCTCATATCCTTGAATAGCACTGTCAGTGACATATGCCTAATTTTCAGGTGATTTCTCAAATACACTAAGAATTAAATTCCTACTAAGAATGAAAGCCTACTTGTTCCTGGTttgaaatatgaaacataaaacCAAGGTCATAATCTGACCCTCCAGATAGCTGGGCTGGGCTCAAGTGTTACTGTGGTGTCAGTACTGAGGAGAACATGGAGGATCAGAGAAGTTATGTCCTCTGCTCATGTCACACAGCCAACAAGTGACAGAAACAGAATTCAAACTCATTTCTGACCTTGTCTCCCTTCTCAACATTATATTCTCTTCCCATGTCAATTATGACCAGAGACTTAAATCTCAGCAGGATAATGACAGTGTAGGATATTAACCATCCTATGAATATGAATCATCTGGGAtctcattaaaatgcagattctaattcTCTAAGTCTGAAGCAAGGtttgagattctgcatttctaacaagctcccagctGATGTTGAAGCTGCTGGTCCGTACTTTGTGTAGCGATGGCCTAAAATAATTGCTGTCAGTAACCCTTTGGGTTTATTTCTCTCATATAATTCAGGAGTAAAGCAGTATAAAGCAGGAGTAATTGCATAAATGAAAACCCTTCAAACGTTAACTCACCCACGAGAATGGAGATAATTATACAGATAGTGATAATGAAAGTAAATATTCAAGTTTAAATTACGGGGGCTGTTGCCACTTCATTTTCACTGTGAAAACTTGGCAGAGGAAGGTGTATCCTCCTGACAGCTGCCTCAAGTAGTCAAAAAGAGCATCTTTGTAATGGAAGAGCAAGTTTCAAAATCTCATTTCACAGGTGGAAGAGATAAAGCCCAAAAGTCGTGAAACTTCCTGAGAACCACGTGGCTGAATGTCAAATACAGAACCCCAGTGCATTGAAGTTGAGGCTGGGGATGTTCATTCTGACCATGTTACTTCTAGATGGACTGTTGTCCCCACCCTCCCTAAATGTAGGCTGGCATTTCCTTTGTGGAATAGAGCATTTTCATTTGAGTCTTGCCATAAGGAGACAGTTTATAAAgatccctgtctccttctgggaCCTGCTGGCCTCTCACCACctacttttcctcttcctttctttcaggtCTGCACCTCCTGCTGTGAAGGAAATATCTGTAACTTGCCACTCCCCCGAAATGAAACTGATGCCACGTTTGCCACAACATCACCTATAAATCAGACAAATGGGCACCCACACTGCATGTCGGTGATAGTGTCCTGCCTGTGGGTGTGGTTAGGACTCACGCTATAGCAGCTCAACAGTGCCGTGTTTACTAGGGATCCATGGGATCTCAATATCCATAGTCCTGCATGAATCGTTGGCCTGACAGTAGTCACCTGTGTGAGACCACGCCTCTCACTGATGTCATCACGGTCAGGCATTCCCACTTCCCACTGCTTCAGTGTTGCCACTTGGAGTCTAACCAAGATCCCATCAAAGCCAGCTTGCTCCAGTGTGGACCCTGAATGCCATACCACAGACCTTTGTTTTGACTCCAAGAAATAGTTCTGCATTTATTGTAATCTAGATTCTTGATTTGGAATACATGCATGAGCTGGAGGAGGACCTGGAACTCTCTGAGATGTCAGGAATATGTTATATGGACATGTGTACACATTTGTTTTTCAGGAGAAAGGCAATGAACCACTGCTTTAATTACAATCATGAATCCAGTTATAgctttagaattttaaaactttgaattgAAAACAATTGGACTATTTCCTTTGAGATTCTGACTGAGTTCCTCAAAGAGTAGCAAGCAATTTGCTTAATTTAATTTTCCGAGCCTTCGTCTCTCAATCATACTCCCTCTGCTACGTGGGAAGATAAAAAGGCAGATGCAAAATTTGGTACATTTGTAAGGGTGGCTGGAAAAGAATTTCGCCCAACTTAAAGGAACTGACAACCATTGAACCCT
Proteins encoded in this region:
- the Lypd6 gene encoding ly6/PLAUR domain-containing protein 6, producing the protein MSDTWPAMEPGPALAWLLLLSLLADCLKAAQSRDFTVKDIIYLHPSTTPYPGGFKCFTCEKAADNYECNRWAPDIYCPRETRYCYTQHTMEVTGNSISVTKRCVPLEECLSTGCRDSEHEGQKVCTSCCEGNICNLPLPRNETDATFATTSPINQTNGHPHCMSVIVSCLWVWLGLTL